The Gammaproteobacteria bacterium genome window below encodes:
- a CDS encoding carboxyltransferase domain-containing protein → MIYAKPRYLPGGDRNIIIELGDEMSFDLNFLVHSLTASIRREKPKGIIELVPCIATIMVSYNPTEIGFETLISTIESIRDNLGDLSSLELESRMYYVPILYFDPWTEECVADYCKNLGVEHSDPDVIVEANDLDDRTTLRRIHASTDYWVAALGFWPGLCSLMPLNPANQLIAPKYNPPRASTPKGAIGLGGAITCLYPDQTPGGFRIFARTPMPIWDRLQQLKAFKNSPALFKPGDRVRFIPIDLDEFKFIDSQVEDGSYEHPYVDYQRFSLRNYKAWLADIGKSNQDSEDSGNA, encoded by the coding sequence ATGATATATGCAAAGCCGAGATATCTTCCAGGTGGAGATAGAAACATCATCATCGAATTGGGTGATGAGATGAGCTTTGATCTAAATTTCCTGGTGCATAGCCTTACGGCGAGCATTCGACGCGAGAAACCAAAAGGCATCATTGAACTGGTTCCATGCATCGCTACCATTATGGTCTCTTACAATCCTACAGAAATCGGATTTGAGACACTTATTAGCACTATTGAATCGATCCGTGACAACTTGGGCGATCTCAGTAGCTTAGAACTCGAAAGCCGAATGTACTATGTTCCAATCCTCTATTTTGATCCATGGACAGAGGAATGTGTCGCCGATTACTGTAAGAATCTAGGAGTCGAGCATTCCGATCCTGATGTCATCGTGGAAGCTAATGACCTGGACGATCGAACCACTTTGCGACGTATTCACGCCAGTACAGACTATTGGGTCGCAGCATTGGGATTCTGGCCTGGGCTGTGTTCACTTATGCCTCTAAATCCAGCCAATCAACTGATTGCGCCGAAGTACAACCCGCCACGCGCATCAACGCCGAAGGGCGCGATTGGGCTCGGTGGTGCTATTACATGTCTTTATCCTGATCAGACACCGGGTGGATTTAGAATTTTCGCACGGACTCCTATGCCAATTTGGGATCGCTTACAACAACTCAAAGCTTTTAAAAACAGCCCTGCACTTTTCAAACCTGGAGATCGTGTTCGTTTTATTCCGATTGACCTTGACGAGTTTAAATTCATCGACAGTCAGGTCGAGGATGGCAGTTATGAACATCCATATGTAGATTACCAGCGTTTCTCGCTGCGTAACTATAAAGCGTGGCTAGCTGATATTGGCAAATCGAATCAGGATTCTGAGGATAGCGGCAATGCTTAA
- a CDS encoding 5-oxoprolinase/urea amidolyase family protein — translation MLNVIEPGLETSIQELPGRVGYWEQGFPVSGPMDFWSFKLANLLVGNAAETAGFECQLKGPKIKFEQPAVIAITRCDMTPKIDGVSIPSWTSVAIKAGQTLELGYAINGLRAYIAISGGIDTPPVLGSRATFHMAGVGGVEGYAIKADQKIPIGISKGKAGITVLQASRLPDLNSKIWEIEAVPGPDDDWIDAEGHKIFLSSDWQLLAQSNRTGFRLEGPDVSFTEKAMNKRPEHGSDPSNILDHGYPLGAVNLAGLTPIILVNDSPSTGGFINPYTVPSAAFWKLAQARPNDTFRFKSISVEKAQRRRQEIDDLCTTASLITASI, via the coding sequence ATGCTTAATGTCATTGAACCAGGACTTGAAACATCCATACAGGAGCTACCGGGTCGCGTTGGATATTGGGAGCAAGGCTTTCCTGTTTCTGGTCCAATGGATTTCTGGTCGTTCAAACTTGCGAACCTCCTGGTTGGAAATGCGGCAGAGACTGCAGGATTTGAATGCCAACTCAAAGGACCAAAAATCAAATTTGAGCAACCCGCTGTTATTGCTATTACAAGATGTGATATGACACCAAAGATTGATGGGGTAAGCATCCCAAGTTGGACAAGTGTTGCAATCAAAGCCGGACAGACCCTGGAATTAGGATATGCAATAAATGGTTTGCGGGCTTACATCGCTATTTCTGGAGGCATTGATACACCACCTGTGCTCGGTTCACGCGCCACATTTCACATGGCAGGTGTTGGGGGTGTCGAAGGATATGCGATCAAAGCCGACCAGAAAATACCCATTGGAATTAGCAAGGGTAAGGCCGGAATTACGGTTTTGCAGGCATCCCGACTTCCTGATCTTAACTCTAAAATCTGGGAAATTGAGGCTGTACCTGGCCCGGATGATGACTGGATTGATGCGGAGGGGCACAAAATTTTCCTCTCTAGCGATTGGCAATTACTAGCGCAAAGCAATCGCACAGGTTTTCGATTGGAAGGTCCTGATGTGTCCTTCACTGAAAAGGCCATGAACAAACGTCCGGAACACGGCAGCGACCCGTCAAACATACTCGATCATGGATATCCACTGGGTGCAGTGAATCTAGCGGGCCTAACTCCAATTATTTTAGTCAATGACTCTCCCAGCACGGGCGGATTCATTAACCCATACACAGTACCCAGTGCGGCTTTTTGGAAACTGGCTCAAGCCCGGCCAAACGATACATTCCGATTCAAGTCGATAAGCGTAGAGAAGGCACAACGGCGTCGACAGGAAATCGATGACCTTTGTACCACGGCTAGTCTAATAACTGCGAGCATATGA
- a CDS encoding aminotransferase class III-fold pyridoxal phosphate-dependent enzyme, with translation MIPNSLEARDINNLFHPATNLRNLIQDGPLVIKEGKGVFVRDNKGREYLEGLAGLWCTSLGYGVEELADAAREAMATMGFAHLFGGRSHESAIELAEKINVISPIGKGKVFFGTSGSDANDTQIKIIRYYFNAIGKPEKKTIIAHNRGYHGVGIGSGSLTGIPVNHNMFDLPIDGVAHTRCPHFYHEAEPGETEKEFSSRLARELEELISKLGSEKIAAFIAEPILGAGGVVVPPKTYYEKVQEVLRRHEVLLIDDEVICGFGRTGNVFGAETLDMVPDTVSIAKALSSGYLPLSAVIIPDRMYDTLVEPSASNGVFGHGYTYSGHQVSCAVANRTLDLYNEWGVFDHVSSVSEDFQARLRTFSNHPLVGEARGAGLMGAVEFVQNKSTKSSFSPAGLVGQYCLARCLDHGLILRALSDTIAFCPPLVITSDEIEELFKRFTKALDETWKWVQETNNL, from the coding sequence ATGATTCCTAATTCGCTGGAGGCTCGCGATATTAATAATCTATTTCATCCGGCAACAAATTTACGAAACCTGATCCAAGATGGACCTTTAGTTATTAAAGAAGGGAAAGGCGTCTTTGTTCGCGATAATAAAGGACGTGAGTATCTTGAAGGTCTAGCAGGATTATGGTGTACGTCATTGGGATACGGTGTAGAAGAACTTGCGGATGCGGCCAGAGAAGCGATGGCAACGATGGGTTTTGCGCATTTATTCGGTGGTCGCTCGCATGAATCTGCCATCGAACTTGCAGAGAAGATCAATGTAATCTCCCCTATTGGCAAAGGTAAGGTGTTCTTCGGAACCTCAGGGTCTGACGCAAACGATACCCAAATTAAAATTATCAGATATTACTTTAACGCGATCGGTAAACCTGAAAAGAAAACAATAATTGCTCACAACCGTGGGTATCACGGCGTTGGTATAGGCAGTGGAAGCCTGACTGGGATTCCTGTAAACCATAATATGTTTGATTTACCCATTGATGGTGTCGCACATACTCGGTGTCCTCATTTTTACCATGAAGCCGAACCTGGAGAAACAGAGAAAGAATTTTCCTCTCGTCTAGCACGAGAACTCGAGGAGCTTATTTCTAAACTTGGCTCGGAAAAGATTGCAGCATTTATTGCCGAGCCAATATTGGGTGCTGGCGGCGTTGTCGTTCCACCAAAAACGTACTATGAAAAAGTGCAAGAAGTACTTAGACGCCACGAAGTATTGCTTATCGATGACGAAGTGATCTGTGGGTTCGGTAGAACCGGGAATGTTTTTGGTGCTGAAACACTCGACATGGTGCCGGATACGGTATCTATAGCGAAAGCATTGTCATCAGGTTACCTACCCCTCAGTGCCGTAATTATTCCAGACCGGATGTACGACACACTTGTCGAACCGAGTGCGAGCAATGGTGTTTTTGGACACGGATATACTTATTCCGGCCATCAAGTTTCATGTGCGGTTGCCAACCGAACACTAGACCTTTACAACGAATGGGGTGTTTTCGATCATGTATCATCCGTTTCGGAAGATTTCCAAGCTAGGCTGCGTACATTTTCAAACCATCCCTTAGTTGGCGAAGCGAGAGGCGCTGGATTGATGGGAGCAGTCGAATTTGTTCAAAACAAAAGTACCAAATCTTCGTTCTCACCCGCAGGCCTAGTCGGACAATACTGCTTAGCTCGTTGTCTGGATCATGGTTTAATTCTTCGGGCACTTAGCGACACCATCGCATTCTGTCCTCCCTTAGTGATTACCAGCGATGAAATTGAAGAATTGTTCAAGCGCTTCACCAAGGCATTGGATGAGACCTGGAAATGGGTGCAAGAAACCAACAACCTATGA
- a CDS encoding succinate-semialdehyde dehydrogenase, which produces MATSLKDQSLFRQQCYINGEWRSADSGETIEVTNPVDGEVIGTVPNMGTIETRKAIEAADNAGQDWRSKPAKERSIIIRRWYELVMENVDDLARLMTIEQGKPLNEAKGEIGYAASFLEWFSEEAKRVYGDIIPAPQQDKRIVVLKQPVGVVAAITPWNFPTAMITRKAGPALAAGCTFIAKPASQTPFSALALAELAERAGVPSGVLNIVTGSAGAIGSEMTENSTVRKLSFTGSTKVGKLLIAQCAGTVKKVSMELGGNAPFIVFNDADIDAAVEGAMLSKFRNAGQTCVCANRILVQENIYDIFAEKFTAAVAKLKVGNGLNDDTDQGPLIDENAVLKANEHVNDALSKGAKLTIGGERHESGGTFFKPTVLRDVTTDMLITHEETFAPVAPLYKFVTDDDGIEMANATEFGLAAYFYTRDNARVWKVLEALESGIVGANTGFISTEVAPFGGVKESGIGREGSKYGLDEFCEIKYVCIGGV; this is translated from the coding sequence ATGGCAACGTCGCTTAAGGATCAATCACTGTTTCGACAACAATGTTATATCAATGGAGAATGGCGCAGTGCCGATAGTGGCGAAACCATCGAGGTAACCAATCCAGTTGACGGAGAAGTAATTGGGACGGTTCCAAATATGGGAACCATTGAAACCCGCAAAGCAATAGAAGCAGCAGATAATGCAGGACAGGACTGGCGATCGAAACCGGCAAAAGAACGTTCCATCATTATCCGACGTTGGTATGAATTGGTCATGGAAAACGTAGATGACTTAGCCAGACTCATGACGATCGAACAGGGGAAGCCATTGAATGAAGCAAAAGGTGAAATTGGATACGCTGCCAGCTTCTTAGAATGGTTTTCCGAAGAAGCAAAGCGTGTATACGGCGACATAATTCCCGCACCTCAACAAGATAAACGGATCGTTGTACTCAAACAACCCGTAGGTGTAGTAGCTGCGATCACACCGTGGAATTTCCCAACCGCAATGATTACACGAAAGGCGGGTCCTGCTTTGGCTGCAGGTTGCACATTTATTGCAAAACCTGCCAGCCAAACTCCATTCTCAGCTCTGGCCCTTGCTGAGTTGGCAGAGCGTGCCGGCGTCCCATCTGGTGTGCTGAACATTGTGACCGGCTCGGCTGGCGCTATTGGAAGTGAGATGACAGAAAACTCAACTGTCCGAAAGTTATCTTTTACAGGTTCCACGAAAGTTGGAAAGTTATTGATAGCACAATGTGCGGGAACTGTGAAAAAGGTTTCCATGGAACTTGGAGGCAACGCGCCATTCATTGTGTTTAATGATGCCGATATTGACGCAGCAGTTGAAGGTGCAATGCTTTCAAAATTCCGCAACGCTGGACAGACATGCGTCTGCGCAAACCGTATTCTTGTACAAGAAAATATTTACGATATTTTTGCTGAAAAATTCACTGCTGCGGTGGCCAAACTAAAAGTTGGGAATGGCCTGAATGACGACACCGATCAAGGTCCGTTGATAGATGAAAATGCAGTTCTTAAAGCTAATGAGCATGTTAACGATGCACTTAGTAAAGGTGCAAAGCTGACAATCGGTGGCGAAAGACACGAGAGTGGCGGCACTTTTTTTAAACCTACTGTGCTCAGAGATGTCACCACGGATATGTTAATTACACACGAAGAAACTTTTGCACCTGTAGCGCCATTGTATAAATTTGTTACGGACGATGATGGAATAGAAATGGCAAATGCGACTGAGTTTGGATTGGCTGCTTATTTCTATACCCGAGATAATGCACGCGTATGGAAAGTGTTGGAGGCATTGGAGAGCGGCATTGTTGGCGCGAACACCGGTTTCATTTCTACTGAAGTAGCGCCATTTGGCGGAGTCAAAGAATCCGGTATTGGACGGGAGGGTTCCAAGTACGGTCTCGATGAGTTCTGTGAAATTAAATATGTATGTATAGGTGGCGTTTAA
- a CDS encoding carbon monoxide dehydrogenase, giving the protein MKIVDEVIVNASRDKVFSALNNPEVLSQVIPGCESLEKISDTEFSAVVLTKVGPIKARFKGKVELSDLVPPESYTITGQGEGGAAGIAKGSARIQLLENNSDQTTMKYIVEVDVGGKIAQAGGRLLEGVARKMSKQFFEQFDSILA; this is encoded by the coding sequence TTGAAAATAGTCGATGAAGTTATAGTTAACGCGAGCCGAGATAAGGTTTTCTCTGCACTGAACAATCCAGAAGTGTTGTCACAGGTGATTCCAGGATGTGAGTCCTTGGAAAAAATCAGTGACACAGAATTTAGCGCTGTAGTTCTAACAAAGGTCGGTCCAATTAAAGCCCGATTCAAAGGGAAAGTTGAGCTGAGCGATCTTGTTCCGCCAGAAAGCTACACAATTACGGGTCAGGGTGAAGGCGGTGCTGCCGGTATTGCCAAAGGATCAGCTCGAATACAATTGTTAGAGAATAATAGTGATCAAACGACAATGAAGTACATTGTTGAGGTTGATGTGGGAGGCAAAATAGCTCAAGCAGGTGGTCGTCTGCTGGAGGGCGTTGCAAGAAAAATGTCCAAACAGTTTTTTGAACAGTTCGATAGCATCCTGGCGTAA
- a CDS encoding FCD domain-containing protein: MKNIGHVERETVHEQVYDKLCEALLDGQFAPGDTMQIRKLAAVVGTSPMPVRDALRTLVAERALVLLPNRTIAVPELTQMEIQELTILRSAVEGIVSAKAVENISDTTIDNLKQLSVSMHDAITNSDIKEYLRLNRVFHFSIYEASESHTIVDYIKLTWLRVGPVFNYLLGDEWKASNKQSTKKETDFLCRNHELAIEGLKSRDAEKVRQAIVADIAECGERLASLVEKQISKNNKK, encoded by the coding sequence ATGAAAAACATTGGCCATGTTGAGCGAGAAACCGTTCATGAGCAGGTGTACGATAAACTGTGTGAGGCTCTTTTAGATGGGCAGTTTGCTCCTGGTGACACCATGCAGATTCGAAAACTTGCCGCAGTGGTTGGTACAAGTCCGATGCCTGTAAGAGACGCGCTTCGAACTCTTGTTGCAGAACGAGCATTAGTCTTGCTGCCAAATAGAACTATCGCAGTACCCGAACTCACCCAAATGGAAATTCAAGAGCTGACGATTCTTCGTAGTGCTGTAGAAGGTATTGTCTCGGCGAAAGCTGTGGAAAATATCAGCGACACCACGATCGATAATCTGAAGCAACTGAGTGTAAGCATGCACGATGCAATTACAAATTCAGATATCAAGGAATACCTTCGCCTGAATAGAGTTTTCCATTTTTCAATTTATGAGGCATCGGAGTCCCATACTATTGTCGATTATATTAAGTTGACATGGTTGAGAGTCGGGCCCGTTTTTAACTACTTGCTTGGTGACGAGTGGAAAGCATCTAATAAGCAATCGACAAAAAAGGAAACAGACTTTCTCTGCAGAAATCATGAGCTTGCAATCGAGGGCCTGAAAAGCCGGGATGCTGAGAAGGTTCGGCAGGCTATCGTTGCAGACATAGCGGAGTGTGGTGAGCGTCTCGCCTCTTTAGTAGAAAAACAAATTAGTAAGAATAATAAGAAATGA
- a CDS encoding molybdopterin-dependent oxidoreductase, whose translation MVLKAHIPESRQTTKPHSDMKWVGNSMKRVEDPRLLQGKGIYIDDISLPGMAHVAVLRSPHAHARIIKIDKSKAEALSGVILVVTGAEALEQVGALPTWSSPPVPQHVIAADRVRHVGEAVVAVLAESRYIAEDACDLVEVEYDPLPVVVDMEEAIHSKGDAVLHPERGDTNVALARAYQFGPVDEDFAKADLVIEKKFRWPRSGGQPLETVGAVAEYHGATDKFTVHANTSMYNYCGWMIAQTLGVEGHKLNIKPVLAGGSFGSKMFVHKVPIMAAMLARMAGCPVKFIEDRVDNTTSCDNHGSDRVYYAKLALKNDGTLLSLKTKIIDDYGAYLQFGVGQHGNALSQCIGPYQINSVEVDLTAVLTNKCQQGAYRGFGSEVANFVVERLVDAAADKLGRDRLDIRKQNFIQPDQFPYLIPTGNMYDSGNYQAVLEKALNKIDIDDWRKKKVEMRKQGKYIGIGVATCQERSVFSSTEFWMWNLEEGVEWSSSPDSVSIKIDLTGKAMVTLNSPFWGNSPETVATQVLAEQLSLDPKDIEVCYADTDQGLDSVGPGGSRFTVMITGAVVGAATKLREKMFKIAGHLMEASVNDLELVDGAVQVKGVPDKRMTIAEISDQAHYYRLSLPADLDLTSGLDATYIYDHPVTTFPDKDGKHMGIFYPIMGHSCHVVAVEVDIETGKVDVLKFVAVHDCGTIVNPKTLDGHIRGGIVNGIGSTFLEQFSYDENGQPQNVLLTDYLHPSIMESPVDMEVDHVETPSPFTEYGVKGGGEGGRMGSPPALVSAIEDALSEFDISIDFLPITPMRLRELIRN comes from the coding sequence ATGGTTTTGAAAGCACATATTCCAGAAAGTCGGCAGACAACTAAACCACATTCGGACATGAAGTGGGTAGGTAACAGTATGAAGCGCGTGGAGGACCCGCGACTCTTACAAGGTAAGGGAATTTATATTGATGACATCAGCCTACCAGGCATGGCGCATGTTGCCGTGTTGCGAAGTCCTCACGCCCATGCGCGAATTATAAAAATTGACAAGAGTAAAGCGGAGGCCTTAAGCGGCGTTATTCTCGTCGTAACAGGTGCCGAGGCATTGGAGCAAGTTGGGGCACTTCCAACCTGGTCGAGCCCACCGGTTCCTCAACATGTCATTGCCGCTGACCGAGTTCGTCATGTTGGTGAAGCGGTCGTCGCGGTGCTCGCTGAATCCAGATATATCGCCGAAGACGCATGTGATCTTGTCGAAGTTGAGTACGATCCACTTCCCGTAGTGGTCGACATGGAGGAAGCCATTCACTCTAAAGGGGATGCCGTCTTGCACCCTGAAAGAGGTGATACCAATGTTGCACTGGCTCGAGCGTATCAATTTGGCCCGGTTGATGAGGATTTTGCCAAAGCAGACCTCGTAATAGAGAAGAAATTTAGGTGGCCTCGTTCGGGTGGTCAGCCGCTTGAGACTGTCGGCGCAGTCGCTGAGTATCATGGCGCAACGGACAAATTTACCGTGCATGCGAATACATCCATGTACAACTATTGCGGCTGGATGATTGCGCAGACGTTAGGTGTAGAAGGGCACAAACTAAATATTAAACCGGTTTTAGCGGGCGGTAGTTTTGGTAGCAAGATGTTCGTGCACAAGGTTCCGATTATGGCAGCTATGCTCGCAAGAATGGCGGGGTGCCCAGTGAAATTTATCGAAGACCGAGTGGACAATACAACAAGTTGTGACAATCATGGTTCTGACCGTGTTTACTACGCCAAACTAGCGCTAAAAAATGACGGTACTTTACTTAGTCTAAAAACTAAAATTATCGACGATTATGGCGCGTATCTCCAATTTGGCGTTGGGCAACACGGTAATGCGTTATCCCAATGTATCGGACCCTATCAAATCAATAGTGTTGAAGTTGATTTAACTGCCGTTCTGACAAACAAGTGTCAGCAAGGTGCTTATCGTGGATTTGGCTCTGAAGTTGCTAACTTTGTTGTTGAACGACTTGTCGATGCGGCGGCAGATAAACTTGGTCGTGACCGGTTGGATATTCGAAAACAAAACTTCATTCAGCCAGATCAATTTCCTTATCTGATACCAACTGGAAACATGTACGACAGTGGTAACTATCAGGCCGTACTTGAAAAGGCACTTAATAAAATTGATATTGACGATTGGCGCAAGAAGAAAGTCGAGATGCGCAAACAAGGCAAATATATTGGAATCGGAGTTGCAACCTGCCAAGAACGTAGCGTGTTTAGTTCAACGGAATTCTGGATGTGGAATCTTGAGGAGGGCGTTGAGTGGTCAAGCTCACCAGATTCTGTGTCAATTAAAATAGACCTCACTGGAAAGGCGATGGTGACGCTCAACTCACCGTTTTGGGGGAATAGTCCAGAAACGGTGGCAACACAAGTACTGGCAGAGCAGCTATCACTCGACCCGAAGGATATAGAAGTCTGTTATGCCGACACCGACCAGGGTCTCGACTCCGTGGGGCCAGGTGGCAGCAGGTTTACCGTTATGATAACCGGTGCAGTGGTCGGAGCAGCAACAAAATTACGTGAGAAAATGTTCAAGATTGCCGGGCATCTTATGGAGGCTTCCGTAAATGATCTTGAGTTGGTCGATGGTGCTGTGCAAGTGAAAGGTGTGCCGGACAAACGCATGACCATTGCAGAGATTTCTGATCAAGCACATTATTATCGTCTAAGTCTTCCTGCGGATCTTGATTTAACAAGTGGTTTGGATGCTACCTACATATACGATCACCCGGTGACAACATTCCCTGATAAAGATGGTAAGCACATGGGTATTTTCTATCCAATCATGGGGCATAGTTGTCATGTTGTAGCCGTAGAGGTCGACATTGAAACAGGGAAAGTAGATGTGTTGAAATTTGTTGCAGTTCACGATTGTGGAACGATTGTTAATCCGAAGACACTCGATGGTCATATACGTGGAGGCATCGTTAATGGAATCGGTTCAACTTTCTTGGAGCAGTTCTCCTATGATGAAAATGGCCAACCACAAAATGTACTTCTGACTGACTACCTTCATCCATCAATTATGGAATCTCCTGTTGATATGGAAGTTGATCATGTGGAGACACCATCACCATTCACTGAATACGGAGTTAAAGGTGGCGGTGAAGGTGGGCGAATGGGATCTCCACCAGCATTAGTTTCCGCGATTGAAGATGCCCTTAGCGAGTTTGATATCTCAATCGATTTCTTACCCATCACGCCAATGCGATTACGCGAGTTAATTCGTAATTAG
- a CDS encoding 2Fe-2S iron-sulfur cluster binding domain-containing protein has protein sequence MDNVSISVKVNGRQYEREVEPRKLLSDFLRHDLGLTGTHVGCEHGICGACTILLDGKSVRSCLTFAVVTNGAEIKTIEGHAANGKMSPLQEAFWENHGLQCGYCTPGMLATAQELLDANPNPTVGEVREALSGNLCRCTGYQTIVDSILAAAETIRGEG, from the coding sequence ATGGATAACGTTTCTATTTCAGTAAAGGTAAACGGTAGACAGTATGAGCGTGAAGTTGAACCAAGAAAACTTCTCAGTGATTTTCTGCGACATGACTTGGGTCTAACTGGAACCCATGTCGGATGTGAGCACGGAATTTGTGGTGCGTGTACGATTTTACTTGACGGAAAATCAGTTCGTTCCTGTCTGACATTTGCGGTTGTTACGAATGGTGCCGAGATCAAAACTATTGAAGGCCATGCTGCAAACGGAAAAATGTCTCCATTGCAGGAGGCGTTTTGGGAAAATCATGGGTTGCAATGCGGATACTGTACGCCTGGGATGCTCGCAACGGCTCAAGAACTTTTAGATGCCAATCCAAACCCAACCGTGGGCGAGGTGCGTGAAGCGCTTTCGGGCAATCTTTGTAGATGTACCGGATATCAAACGATTGTCGATTCAATTCTTGCAGCGGCCGAGACTATTAGGGGAGAAGGATAA
- a CDS encoding xanthine dehydrogenase family protein subunit M: MKPPPFKYIRPTSIEEALAAIANNEDAKVLAGGQSLIPMMGLRVISPSELIDMNGIIDLAYIKETTDEIQIGAMTRHNDVKASALVAEHCPLLTEAYNWIAHQAVRNRGTIGGNIFHADPASENPAVMLAYDAVMVLRSVRGEREVAARDFFEDIYEVSAGEDELLTEIRIGKRSGDEGYGFTEISPRKGDFAIVGVGAAARVVAGKFQGARIAACGVGPTAQRMTEAEKMLEGVDVNEDNIEAAAEAAAKAVDPFSDFHADAMYRRDLTLSLTRRGLSDAVQRATT, translated from the coding sequence ATGAAGCCTCCTCCCTTTAAATACATTCGCCCGACTTCCATCGAAGAAGCGTTAGCAGCCATTGCAAATAATGAAGACGCTAAAGTGCTTGCCGGTGGTCAAAGTTTAATTCCTATGATGGGCCTTCGGGTGATTAGTCCATCAGAATTGATTGACATGAATGGGATTATCGACCTTGCATACATCAAAGAAACTACGGACGAAATACAGATCGGTGCAATGACACGTCATAATGATGTGAAAGCGTCGGCGCTTGTCGCTGAACATTGTCCTTTATTAACCGAAGCCTATAACTGGATTGCCCATCAGGCCGTTCGGAACCGAGGGACGATTGGGGGGAATATTTTTCACGCAGATCCAGCATCAGAAAACCCAGCAGTGATGCTGGCTTATGACGCAGTGATGGTTCTGCGATCAGTTCGTGGAGAGCGTGAAGTCGCGGCAAGAGATTTTTTCGAGGATATCTACGAAGTTTCCGCAGGAGAAGATGAGCTACTAACGGAAATCCGGATAGGAAAACGATCTGGAGATGAAGGCTATGGATTCACTGAAATTAGCCCTCGTAAAGGGGATTTTGCCATCGTCGGTGTTGGGGCTGCAGCGCGTGTTGTGGCTGGTAAGTTCCAGGGCGCTCGGATCGCGGCATGTGGAGTAGGGCCGACAGCACAGCGGATGACGGAAGCGGAAAAAATGCTCGAAGGTGTGGATGTCAATGAGGATAACATTGAAGCTGCTGCTGAAGCTGCTGCTAAGGCGGTGGATCCATTCTCTGATTTTCATGCGGATGCAATGTATCGACGTGACTTAACGTTGTCACTGACGCGGCGGGGTTTGTCTGACGCAGTCCAACGAGCAACGACCTAA
- a CDS encoding SDR family oxidoreductase, giving the protein MMINKKVRTMRLKEKVAIVTGGSRGIGKSISLRYGEEGAIVAIVGQSNSEAAQAVAKEITDGGGKAKVYAYDLSDLANCNQLIDDVVADFGTVDILVNNAGAFMPTPIEDMTEEIWDTQLDLNLKSVFFLSKAAIAVMKPKGSGKIVNITSIAGVGGFPNSAAYCASKGGLINMSKAMCLEIARFGININSLAPGNIKTDLNAHLREVEGYDEHNASLTPNRVGHLEPDELTGAAVYLASDDANSVHGINLLVDGGWAAW; this is encoded by the coding sequence ATGATGATTAACAAGAAGGTACGTACTATGCGTTTGAAAGAAAAGGTTGCCATCGTTACGGGTGGTTCACGTGGAATAGGGAAATCTATTAGTCTTCGTTATGGTGAAGAGGGGGCAATAGTTGCCATAGTAGGACAGTCGAATTCTGAAGCTGCGCAGGCTGTTGCGAAAGAAATTACCGATGGTGGTGGCAAAGCAAAGGTCTATGCATATGATCTGTCTGATCTCGCAAATTGTAACCAATTGATTGATGATGTTGTCGCAGATTTTGGCACCGTAGATATCTTGGTAAACAATGCAGGCGCCTTTATGCCAACTCCAATTGAAGACATGACAGAAGAGATTTGGGATACGCAGTTAGATCTTAATTTAAAATCTGTATTTTTTCTTTCGAAGGCGGCAATTGCCGTCATGAAGCCAAAGGGAAGTGGAAAGATCGTAAATATAACTTCAATCGCGGGTGTTGGTGGATTCCCCAATTCTGCGGCATATTGTGCATCGAAAGGTGGCTTGATTAATATGAGCAAAGCAATGTGTCTCGAAATTGCACGGTTTGGAATTAACATTAATAGTTTGGCACCCGGCAATATTAAAACAGACCTCAATGCCCATCTTCGAGAAGTAGAAGGGTATGACGAACATAATGCTTCTCTCACGCCCAATCGTGTTGGTCATCTCGAGCCGGATGAGCTTACTGGTGCTGCCGTATATTTAGCATCTGACGATGCAAATTCTGTGCATGGCATCAACCTGCTAGTCGATGGCGGTTGGGCTGCCTGGTAA